The Solanum lycopersicum chromosome 9, SLM_r2.1 genome window below encodes:
- the LOC138338605 gene encoding uncharacterized protein, which produces MTEKEIVEVFVRVQEPDYYDRIMLLVGAKFAEIVKVGETIEDGLKSGKIALISASPGFSGLIRKRREEVAAVSYGGRKTPRNPSHSQDRSRHSPKSHRSYYLQSNHPDNHNTAPTYPNAQISSYQIELPSTSAHLSSPSSIISEPPPNYQAPVPNYKTNPYPQSQAPRSNARSYRQVPPSQQSGYDPSRPRFEKKPSRSFTALAESITKLFERLSAAGYIHLMGPKPVDVNSRFYIPEQRCAYHSNSVGHDTEDCINLKHKIQNFIDQEVAVASLSVREKGEFVILTPAKDVALVPSRTLAKPKFVIETAVALGMTRSGGCYTPDELSLGGQKKDHAKRPISEEEAEEFWRRMQPKDYSIVKHLEKTPAQISVWALLMSSWSHRQALMKASNDTYVPSGTSSDNVAAMIHQVIRGHRISFCDDELPAEGRAHKKALHITVISRGKIVNRVLVDDGSGLNICPLSTLKQLRFDLGKLEQNQVNVRVFVGVQRETLGAVTMTIQMGPAGFEAKFQVLYIDTSYNLFLGRPFIHMAGAVPSTLHQLMKLVWKNEELVIQGERSHSDSHVVRVQNDRHGNAAERIRTRFRIRKECPRDHRASSSPCSRIKVWFGFENQHKPNLKETETVNLGDSKCVKEVKISTYLNETQKESLVHLLAEYSNVFVWEVVDMQGLSTDVVSHKLPINPGFEPVKYKTRKFKPELSLKIKEVITKNIESRLLEVTKYPTWLANIVPVAKKDGKIRICVDYRDLNKTSTKDNFPLPNSIF; this is translated from the exons ATGACCGAGAAAGAGATTGTGGAAGTGTTTGTGCGGGTACAGGAGCCAGATTACTATGACCGAATCATGTTGCTAGTCGGAGCTAAATTCGCCGAGATAGTCAAagttggtgagactatcgaagatggtTTAAAATCGGGGAAGATAGCCCTTATATCCGCGTCACCTGGGTTTTCAGGATTGATAAGGAAGAGAAGAGAGGAAGTTGCCGCTGTCTCGTATGGGGGAAGAAAAACCCCTAGAAACCCGTCACATTCCCAAGATCGTTCCAGGCACTCCCCAAAGTCTCACCGATCCTACTACCTACAATCCAATCATCCTGATAACCACAATACTGCCCCTACCTATCCAAATGCTCAAATTTCATCGTACCAAA TCGAGCTACCGAGCACCTCCGCCCACttatcaagtccaagctccaTTATATCAGAACCCCCTCCGAATTACCAAGCTCCAGTGCCAAATTACAAGACAAATCCTTATCCCCAAAGCCAAGCTCCTCGTTCAAATGCCCGCAGTTATCGACAAGTCCCTCCCTCTCAGCAGAGCGGGTATGATCCCTCTCGCCCCAGGTTTGAGAAGAAACCCTCCAGAAGCTTCACCGCATTGGCTGAAAGCATAACTAAATTGTTCGAAAGATTATCCGCGGCCGGATACATCCACCTTATGGGGCCCAAGCCCGTGGATGTTAATTCCAGATTCTACATACCGGAGcagagatgtgcttatcattcaaacagtgttggacatgataCAGAAGATtgtatcaatctcaagcacAAGATCCAGAATTTTATTGACCAGGAAGTG GCTGTCGCTTCTTTAAGCGTCAGGGAAAAGGGAGAGTTCGTTATTCTGACACCTGCAAAGGATGTTGCCTTGGTGCCTTCAAGGACTCTCGCCAAACCCAAGTTTGTTATAGAAACGGCCGTAGCTCTAGGCATGACTAGATCTGGCGGATGTTACACTCCTGACGAGCTCTCTCTCGGAGGACAAAAGAAAGATCATGCCAAGAGACCGATCAGCGAAGAAGAAGCCGAGGAGTTCTGGAGAAGAATGCAGCCCAAAGATTACTCCATTGTCAAGCACTTGGAGAAGACTCCTGCCCAGATTTCAGTGTGGGCCCTATTAATGAGCTCCTGGTCCCACAGACAGGCTTTGATGAAAGCCTCGAATGACACGTATGTGCCTTCAGGTACGAGCAGTGACAATGTAGCTGCTATGATTCACCAAGTCATTCGGGGACACCGCATCAGCTTCTGCGATGATGAATTGCCGGCCGAAGGGAGGGCCCATAAAAAAGCTCTACACATCACCGTGATATCCCGCGGAAAGATCGTCAACCGTGTTTTGGTAGATGACGGATCTGGCCTGAACATATGCCCCTTGTCTACACTGAAGCAGCTGAGGTTTGACCTCGGAAAGTTGGAGCAAAACCAGGTCAATGTGAGAGTATTCGTTGGTGTGCAGAGAGAGACGTTAGGAGCGGTGACcatgaccatccaaatgggcccCGCAGGATTCGAGGCAAAGTTCCAGGTGCTGTATATCGACACCAGCTATAACCTTTTTTTGGGAAGGCCATTCATTCACATGGCTGGAGCCGTCCCCTCCACTCTCCACCAACTGATGAAACTGGTATGGAAAAATGAAGAACTAGTTATTCAAGGTGAAAGAAGCCACTCAG ACTCCCATGTCGTCCGTGTACAGAATGATCGCCATGGTAATGCTGCAGAGCGGATTCGAACTAGGTTTCGGATTAGGAAGGAATGCCCAAGGGATCATCGAGCCAGTTCCAGTCCTTGCTCAAGGATCaaagtatggtttggg TTCGAGAATCAACATAAACCGAATCTGAAGGAGACAGAAACAGTGAATTTGGGAGATTCGAAatgtgtcaaagaggttaagatcagcacCTACCTGAATGAAACTCAGAAGGAGAGCCTGGTTCATCTGCTTGCTGAATACAGTAATGTATTTGTTTGGGAAGTCGTTGACATGCAGGGATTGAGTACTgatgtcgtatctcataagctgCCTATCAACCCAGGGTTCGAACCGGTGAAATATAAGACTCGGAAATTCAAGCCTGAATTGAGTTTAAAGATTAAGGAGGTAATCACCAAGAATATAGAGTCTCGATTGTTGGAAGTAACGAAATATCCAACCTGGTTGGCCAATATCGTTCCGGTcgccaagaaagatggaaaaatcaggatttgtgtcgattacagagatctcaacaagACTAGTACAAAGGATAATTTTCCGTTGCCAAATTCCATATTTTGA